A single region of the Glycine max cultivar Williams 82 chromosome 20, Glycine_max_v4.0, whole genome shotgun sequence genome encodes:
- the LOC102661695 gene encoding protein MAIN-LIKE 1-like encodes MHGVKDQRIRSCLRSGHWQRCGQRSPTASARRQRVTVTADHVDEPVIPDPDVQDDSMEAPAVVEDIPTDISANTGAEAAEDQPQGFPGGQSDPSVLTAYADHIACSVWTGEECPELKLSSHGRKVHSLGRSVPAIEGLIAGTGLSPLIACSVDTGDRGLLSAFVERWHRETSSFHLPVGELTITLDDVSSLIHLPSLLGLRQSSVADRTYACNGYVIYINADAKQVIGQLRLTHIFFTYWVANKSATNVHVVYLEALRDLSMTKRYAWGVAALVHMYDQLNDASMSHSRQLGGYITLLQCWIYEHFPSVAESTAD; translated from the exons ATGCATGGAGTTAAG gaccAGAGGATAAGGTCGTGCCTTAGGTCAGGTCACTGGCAAAGGTGTGGGCAGAGGAGTCCTACTGCATCCGCACGGAGGCAGCGAGTCACTGTGACTGCGGATCACGTCGATGAGCCAGTCATCCCTGACCCAGATGTTCAGGATGACTCGATGGAGGCACCAGCTGTTGTGGAGGACATTCCTACGGACATTTCTGCGAACACAGGCGCAGAGGCGGCTGAGGATCAGCCTCAAGGATTTCCGGGTGGTCAGAGCGACCCATCTGTGTTGACAGCGTATGCGGATCACATTGCTTGCAGCGTATGGACGGGAGAg gagtGTCCTGAATTGAAGCTATCCTCTCATGGGAGGAAGGTCCACAGTTTAGGCAGGTCTGTCCCTGCCATTGAGGGACTTATTGCTGGTACAGGACTAAGTCCTCTGATCGCGTGTTCGGTAGACACCGGCGATCGGGGACTTTTGTCTGCGTTTGTGGAGCGGTGGCACCGGGAGACGTCTAGTTTCCATCTCCCGGTGGGAGAGCTCACCATCACATTGGACGACGTCTCCTCTCTTATCCATCTTCCC AGTCTACTAGGGCTGAGACAGTCTAGTGTCGCGGACCGTACGTACGCCTGCAATGGGTATGTGATATATATCAACGCCGATGCCAAGCAGGTCATTGGACAGCTGCGGCTCACGCATATCTTCTTCACTTACTGggttgctaacaagagtgcaaccaatgTCCATGTTGTCTACTTGGAGGCCCTTCGTGACCTCAGTATGACAAAGAGGTACGCCTGGGGAGTGGCTGCTTtggttcatatgtatgaccagCTGAACGATGCATCTATGAGCCACAGTCGACAACTTGGCGGTTACATCACACTGCTGCAg TGCTGGATTTACGAGCACTTTCCCTCGGTTGCGGAGTCCACCGCTGATTAG
- the LOC100793056 gene encoding molybdopterin synthase catalytic subunit: MAAEEDKNLVEILENQNPIDVAKYMNFVSAPQAGAIATFSGTTRDTFEGKTVMELRYEAYVPMAIRCIKSICSSARASWNLHSIAAAHRLGTVPVGETSVFVAVSSVHRADALEACRFFIDEIKAQVPIWKKEVYSNGEVWKENSEFLERRSELGNKDAGCCEKKVEIKEHSKKSCCGTKVRVDNEGI, encoded by the coding sequence ATGGCTGCTGAAGAGGATAAGAATCTTGTTGAAATTTTGGAAAACCAGAATCCAATAGATGTTGCGAAATACATGAATTTTGTCAGTGCCCCCCAAGCTGGTGCTATAGCTACATTTTCAGGCACAACACGAGACACCTTTGAAGGAAAAACAGTCATGGAGTTGAGATACGAAGCTTATGTTCCAATGGCAATACGCTGTATCAAGTCAATCTGCTCATCTGCTAGAGCATCCTGGAACCTACATTCCATTGCTGCCGCTCATCGTCTAGGCACAGTGCCTGTTGGTGAAACAAGTGTCTTTGTCGCTGTCTCATCTGTCCACAGGGCCGATGCACTGGAGGCTTGTAGATTTTTTATAGATGAGATAAAAGCACAAGTTCCTATTTGGAAAAAGGAGGTCTATTCAAATGGGGAGGTTTGGAAGGAGAACAGTGAATTCCTAGAGAGGAGGTCTGAGCTTGGTAACAAGGATGCAGGTTGCTGCGAGAAAAAGGTAGAAATTAAAGAACACAGCAAAAAATCTTGCTGTGGGACTAAGGTTCGGGTTGATAATGAAGGTATCTAG